One Microbacterium keratanolyticum DNA window includes the following coding sequences:
- a CDS encoding sulfatase family protein has translation MPAHPHIVVVMADQFRASALGLLGEDPVSTPHLDRLAREGRLVRHAVSSYPVCSPHRAMFLTGLRPVDNGVTLNVNSETGADGVGLRDGLPTWASVLRAHGYRTGYIGKWHLEPPTPDDETHGEGRRPDGKVWDAWSPPARRFGFDFWYSYGAADRHLAPHYWHGDAERGERIDVDQWSAEHEIDIAIDFIRGHSADASPFALMVSLNPPHQPFDQVPEQYRALYADVDGADLLTRPNVPHDAAPGSAEAAAVDEAASVAADYFAAVSGVDAEIGRLVAALDDLRDASDPDSPAPILVFTSDHGMQLGSHGLLYKNVGYEESMRIPLIVHSPGLLPAQESGELIDSLGFAPTLLGLAGLAHAIPPQMVGQDSSAALRGEAPESADPAALYYRYPSRSDHSSARGIRTRIDKLITTWEPTTGLRVEYYDLTSDPFEARNAADSAAAGLLAQRLIAALDATDDDFEGADALRALSPVIS, from the coding sequence ATGCCTGCACACCCGCACATCGTCGTCGTCATGGCCGATCAGTTCCGCGCTTCGGCGTTGGGACTTCTCGGAGAGGATCCGGTCAGCACACCCCATCTGGATCGTCTCGCGCGCGAGGGGCGTCTCGTGCGCCATGCCGTCAGCAGCTATCCCGTGTGCAGCCCGCACCGGGCGATGTTCCTCACCGGACTGCGCCCGGTCGACAACGGCGTCACGCTCAACGTCAACTCCGAGACCGGAGCAGACGGCGTCGGCCTGCGCGACGGGCTTCCGACCTGGGCGAGCGTCCTGCGCGCGCACGGATACCGCACGGGCTACATCGGCAAATGGCACCTCGAACCGCCCACCCCCGATGACGAGACGCACGGCGAGGGGCGCCGCCCGGACGGCAAGGTGTGGGACGCCTGGTCGCCGCCCGCGCGTCGGTTCGGGTTCGACTTCTGGTACTCCTACGGTGCCGCTGACCGCCATCTGGCGCCGCACTACTGGCATGGGGATGCAGAACGCGGCGAGCGCATCGATGTCGACCAGTGGTCGGCCGAGCACGAGATCGACATCGCGATCGACTTCATCCGCGGGCACAGCGCGGATGCGTCGCCGTTCGCCCTCATGGTCTCTCTGAACCCTCCGCATCAGCCGTTCGATCAGGTGCCCGAGCAATACCGCGCGCTCTATGCCGACGTCGACGGGGCGGATCTCCTCACGCGCCCTAACGTGCCACACGACGCCGCGCCCGGTTCCGCCGAAGCGGCCGCCGTGGACGAGGCCGCTTCCGTCGCCGCAGACTACTTCGCCGCCGTCTCCGGCGTCGACGCGGAGATCGGCCGGCTTGTCGCCGCACTCGACGACCTCCGGGACGCATCCGACCCGGATTCTCCCGCACCGATCCTGGTGTTCACCTCGGACCACGGCATGCAGCTCGGCAGCCACGGGCTGCTCTACAAGAACGTCGGCTACGAGGAGTCGATGCGCATTCCGCTCATCGTGCACTCCCCCGGGCTGCTGCCGGCGCAGGAGAGCGGCGAGCTGATCGACTCCCTCGGATTCGCACCCACCCTGCTCGGCCTCGCGGGCCTCGCGCACGCGATCCCCCCGCAGATGGTCGGTCAGGACAGTTCCGCGGCCCTCCGCGGAGAGGCCCCGGAATCTGCTGATCCCGCGGCTCTCTACTACCGCTACCCCTCACGCAGCGATCACAGCAGCGCCCGCGGCATCCGCACCCGCATCGACAAGCTGATCACGACGTGGGAGCCGACCACTGGGCTGCGCGTGGAGTACTACGACCTGACGAGCGACCCGTTCGAGGCGCGCAATGCGGCAGACTCCGCCGCGGCGGGTCTGCTCGCGCAACGACTCATCGCCGCGCTCGACGCGACCGACGATGACTTCGAGGGGGCCGACGCTCTTCGAGCTCTCTCCCCCGTCATCTCGTAG